One window of Elusimicrobiota bacterium genomic DNA carries:
- the rpmG gene encoding 50S ribosomal protein L33, whose protein sequence is MGDRVVTILACGTCKNKNYSFQHGKKRQYKVEVKKFCRKCRKQTPHKEVK, encoded by the coding sequence ATGGGAGACCGAGTCGTCACGATCCTGGCGTGCGGAACGTGCAAGAACAAGAACTACAGTTTCCAGCACGGGAAGAAGCGTCAGTACAAGGTGGAAGTGAAGAAGTTCTGCCGCAAGTGCCGAAAACAGACTCCCCACAAGGAAGTCAAGTAG
- a CDS encoding elongation factor Tu, translating into LVKLIMPIAMEKGLRFAVREGGHTVGAGVVGDILE; encoded by the coding sequence CCTGGTGAAGCTGATCATGCCGATCGCCATGGAGAAGGGCCTGCGCTTCGCGGTGCGCGAGGGCGGGCATACCGTGGGCGCCGGCGTCGTCGGCGACATCCTCGAGTAA